A genomic window from Candidatus Paceibacter sp. includes:
- a CDS encoding ComF family protein, with protein sequence MLKIILNFLFPQKCLGCGKENEIFCPKCLTKTDRADLPEDNGVFAAANYQDGVLKKAVWMLKYKGVSQLAEPLAELLKERVWQKVQSKLKSDDVIVIPVPLSGRRSRQRGFNQAELIARRLSSNVLTNALYKTVHTDSQVNVKDREKRLNNVKGSFAVKNAELIKGKEIILVDDICTTGATLKEAKKVLKESGAKKVLAVVVARG encoded by the coding sequence ATGCTTAAAATTATTTTAAATTTTCTCTTCCCGCAAAAGTGCCTCGGCTGCGGCAAGGAAAACGAAATTTTCTGCCCGAAGTGCCTGACCAAAACCGACCGCGCCGACCTGCCGGAAGACAACGGCGTCTTCGCCGCCGCCAATTACCAGGACGGGGTGCTAAAGAAAGCTGTCTGGATGTTGAAATATAAAGGCGTCAGCCAACTGGCCGAACCCTTGGCCGAATTGCTCAAAGAACGGGTTTGGCAAAAAGTACAAAGCAAGCTTAAAAGCGACGACGTCATCGTTATCCCCGTTCCCCTTTCCGGCCGAAGATCGCGCCAACGCGGCTTCAATCAGGCGGAACTCATCGCCCGCCGCCTTTCAAGCAATGTTTTAACCAACGCGCTTTATAAAACCGTTCATACCGATTCCCAGGTTAATGTCAAAGACAGAGAAAAAAGGCTGAACAACGTCAAAGGAAGTTTTGCCGTCAAAAACGCCGAGCTGATAAAAGGCAAAGAAATAATTTTGGTGGACGATATCTGCACCACCGGCGCCACCCTAAAGGAAGCCAAAAAAGTCCTCAAAGAATCCGGCGCCAAAAAAGTCCTGGCCGTAGTTGTGGCGAGGGGGTGA
- the pilM gene encoding type IV pilus assembly protein PilM, producing MDISLKDLSFKKLLGGLQAALKDKQSVLGVDIGGSSVKVVQLRKEKERAILETYGEVALGPYGGLKIGQNIKLPEDKIAEAVRDVVKESNAKATAAKVAIPLRSSFVKIITLPVADDSNISEIIAMEARRHIPIPVSEVALDWWAIPKTSDNKNQAKPTNSTEVLLVAIHNDVINDYKNIIKKAGLEAASYEIEAFSVVRSAISRGSPTIAVVDFGSASTKMAVVDYGIIKSSHLINKGSHDITLAMAQSLGVDFAKAEEMKKEIGLSDLPEHQEIVDVMKPILDYIFHEIGVFLKDFQARHNRSVSKIIFTGGGSLLKGLSGHGVKRLTVEVEAADPFGKTEHPVFLDKILKEIGPNFSVATGLALGEL from the coding sequence ATGGACATTTCGCTCAAAGATTTGTCGTTTAAGAAACTGCTGGGCGGCTTGCAGGCGGCTTTGAAGGACAAACAAAGCGTGCTTGGCGTGGACATCGGCGGCTCGTCGGTGAAGGTGGTGCAGTTGAGAAAAGAGAAGGAGAGAGCGATTCTGGAAACTTACGGCGAAGTGGCGCTCGGCCCTTACGGCGGACTAAAAATCGGACAGAACATCAAACTGCCGGAAGACAAAATCGCCGAGGCGGTGCGGGACGTGGTCAAAGAGTCCAACGCCAAGGCCACCGCGGCCAAAGTGGCCATTCCGCTGCGCTCCAGCTTCGTCAAAATAATCACCCTGCCGGTCGCCGACGACAGCAACATTTCCGAAATAATCGCAATGGAGGCCAGGCGCCACATTCCCATTCCGGTTTCCGAAGTGGCGCTGGACTGGTGGGCGATACCCAAAACCTCGGACAATAAAAATCAGGCCAAACCGACCAACTCCACCGAGGTGCTGCTGGTGGCCATCCACAACGACGTTATCAACGATTACAAAAACATCATCAAGAAAGCCGGACTGGAAGCCGCTTCCTATGAGATAGAGGCGTTCAGCGTGGTGCGCTCCGCCATCAGCCGCGGCAGTCCGACCATCGCCGTCGTGGACTTCGGTTCCGCTTCCACCAAAATGGCCGTGGTGGATTACGGTATCATCAAATCATCGCACTTGATAAACAAAGGCTCGCACGACATCACTTTGGCCATGGCCCAGTCTTTGGGCGTGGATTTCGCCAAAGCGGAGGAGATGAAAAAGGAGATAGGCCTTTCCGACTTGCCGGAACATCAGGAAATAGTGGACGTGATGAAGCCGATACTGGATTATATTTTCCATGAGATCGGCGTTTTCCTCAAAGATTTTCAGGCCAGGCACAACCGCTCGGTGAGCAAAATCATCTTTACCGGCGGCGGTTCTTTGTTGAAAGGATTGAGCGGCCACGGGGTGAAAAGGCTGACAGTGGAAGTGGAGGCGGCGGATCCGTTCGGCAAAACCGAACATCCGGTATTTTTGGACAAAATCCTGAAAGAGATCGGGCCGAACTTTTCCGTGGCTACTGGTTTAGCGCTGGGGGAATTATAG
- a CDS encoding type II/IV secretion system protein, which yields MRFTDFLVKKGTIGSEKLAGLLTKSSEEGISIEKLLEAEGVPEEEILAAKAELSGLPVRRIQKGDVPYEMLRKIPEEAARHYRFVPLGMKDDSLDVGIVDPSDIEAREALQFIISKMDVPLKLFLITEEDFELVVDGYKGLGGEVSKALGDLEMELASAGSSSEDVSKAMMSAESKIVEEAPITKIVAVILRHAIEGNASDIHIEATKDKLKVRFRVDGSLYTSIVLPLSVHEAVVSRIKILCDMKIDEKRKPQDGRFDARIEGREIDFRVSTFPSFFGEKVVIRILDKEKGVKTLKELGFSDPQMKIVKDMIDKPYGLILLTGPTGSGKTTTLYAMLEDLDRETNNVVSLEDPVEYNIESMSQSQVRPEIGYDFASGLRSILRQDPDIIMVGEIRDKETAGLAIHAALTGHLVFSTLHTNSAAGVVPRLIDMGVDPFLIAPTLLMAIGQRLVRSLCSDSRNEVALDRAMKEMINHEIKNMPEEARGKFKLPEKIYEGAISPTCPRGTKGRIGVFEVLYKTPELESIILNNPVEPEIMKEARRQGMLTMKEDGLMKMLNGAISFEEFIKL from the coding sequence ATGCGTTTTACTGATTTTTTAGTCAAAAAAGGAACGATCGGCTCCGAAAAACTGGCAGGTCTTTTAACCAAATCTTCGGAAGAGGGAATTTCCATTGAGAAACTGCTGGAGGCCGAGGGTGTGCCGGAGGAAGAAATTTTGGCCGCCAAGGCGGAGCTTTCCGGTCTGCCCGTCCGCCGCATCCAGAAAGGCGACGTGCCTTACGAAATGCTTCGCAAGATTCCGGAGGAAGCCGCCCGTCATTATCGGTTTGTGCCGCTGGGGATGAAGGATGATTCTTTGGATGTGGGCATAGTGGACCCGTCCGACATTGAGGCTAGGGAGGCTTTGCAGTTCATCATTTCCAAAATGGACGTACCGCTTAAACTTTTTCTCATTACGGAAGAGGATTTTGAGCTGGTGGTGGACGGCTACAAAGGTCTGGGCGGGGAAGTATCCAAGGCTTTGGGCGATCTGGAGATGGAGCTGGCCAGCGCCGGTTCGTCTTCGGAAGACGTTTCCAAGGCGATGATGAGCGCCGAGTCCAAGATAGTGGAAGAGGCGCCTATTACCAAAATAGTCGCCGTTATTTTAAGGCACGCGATAGAAGGCAACGCTTCCGACATCCACATAGAGGCGACTAAAGACAAGCTCAAGGTGCGCTTCCGTGTGGATGGCAGCCTTTATACCAGCATTGTCCTCCCGTTGAGCGTCCATGAGGCCGTCGTTTCCAGGATAAAAATATTATGCGATATGAAGATAGACGAGAAGAGGAAACCGCAGGACGGGCGTTTTGACGCCCGCATAGAGGGTAGGGAAATTGACTTCCGCGTTTCCACCTTCCCGTCTTTTTTCGGGGAAAAAGTGGTTATCCGTATTTTAGACAAAGAAAAAGGAGTTAAAACTCTTAAGGAGCTCGGCTTTTCCGATCCGCAGATGAAGATTGTCAAAGATATGATAGACAAACCGTACGGACTGATATTGCTTACCGGTCCGACAGGTTCCGGAAAAACCACAACTTTGTACGCCATGTTGGAGGATCTGGACAGAGAGACGAACAACGTGGTCAGCCTTGAAGATCCGGTAGAGTACAACATTGAGAGCATGAGCCAGTCGCAGGTGCGGCCGGAAATAGGGTACGACTTCGCCAGCGGCTTGCGTTCCATTTTGCGCCAGGACCCGGACATCATCATGGTCGGCGAGATAAGAGACAAGGAGACGGCTGGTTTGGCCATCCATGCCGCGCTTACCGGCCACCTGGTTTTCTCCACTTTGCACACCAACTCCGCCGCCGGCGTGGTGCCGAGACTGATTGATATGGGCGTGGACCCCTTTCTTATCGCGCCGACGCTTTTGATGGCCATCGGCCAGCGGCTGGTCCGAAGTTTGTGCTCCGATTCCCGCAACGAGGTGGCTTTGGACAGAGCGATGAAGGAGATGATAAACCACGAGATAAAAAACATGCCGGAAGAAGCAAGAGGCAAGTTCAAACTGCCGGAAAAAATCTACGAAGGGGCGATAAGCCCGACCTGCCCGAGAGGAACCAAAGGCAGAATCGGAGTTTTTGAGGTGCTTTATAAAACTCCGGAGCTGGAAAGCATAATTTTAAATAATCCGGTGGAGCCGGAAATAATGAAAGAAGCTCGCCGGCAGGGAATGCTCACCATGAAAGAAGACGGCCTTATGAAAATGTTAAACGGCGCGATAAGCTTTGAGGAGTTTATAAAATTATAA
- a CDS encoding response regulator, which produces MEKRKILIIDDDEFLLEMYAAKFKEEDFEVEIARSAKDALAKIKNGLDPGLILLDVVMPGMDGFEFMENLRKEKLAAKSKIIVLSNLGQKNQTDKAMELGAVDFVVKAYFTPSEVVKKVNSLTGAAIKQNKNQ; this is translated from the coding sequence ATGGAAAAACGCAAAATTTTGATAATAGACGACGACGAATTCCTGCTGGAAATGTATGCCGCCAAATTTAAAGAAGAAGATTTTGAAGTGGAGATAGCCCGCAGCGCCAAGGACGCTTTGGCGAAAATCAAAAACGGCCTGGATCCGGGGCTGATTTTGCTGGACGTGGTTATGCCCGGCATGGACGGGTTTGAATTTATGGAAAATTTGCGCAAGGAAAAACTGGCCGCCAAAAGCAAAATAATAGTTCTGTCCAATCTGGGGCAGAAAAACCAAACCGACAAAGCGATGGAGCTGGGCGCGGTTGACTTCGTGGTCAAGGCCTACTTCACCCCGTCGGAAGTGGTCAAAAAAGTTAATTCGCTCACGGGCGCCGCGATTAAGCAAAATAAAAATCAATGA
- a CDS encoding PilT/PilU family type 4a pilus ATPase, giving the protein MKDYKKELKELILVCIKEGASDLHLSAGRHPTIRVAGSLLPLVNMPILTPEDTQGLVFAMLGDEDKKILLEKKEWDFSYAYEDKVRFRVNAFYQRGFIGAALRLISNRIMNLQELNLPEVLYDFAKKEQGFFLVVGPIGHGKSTTLAAMVDSINHTGAEHILTVEDPMEYLYVQDKSIIDQREVRNDTPDFHTALRSMFRQDINVALIGEMRDTETISTAVTAAETGHLILSSLHTNNAAQTVDRIIDSFPANQQNQIRVQLASVLLGIFSQRLLPRISGGRIPAYELLVGTSAVRTLIREGRTHEIDMVIETGYEQGMVSLNRSLAELVRRGEIAMKDALSHSLNPRGLESFVD; this is encoded by the coding sequence ATGAAAGATTACAAAAAAGAATTAAAAGAGCTCATACTCGTCTGTATCAAAGAAGGCGCTTCCGATCTGCACTTAAGCGCCGGCCGGCACCCCACCATCCGCGTGGCCGGTTCGCTTCTGCCGCTGGTCAATATGCCGATTCTGACTCCGGAGGACACGCAGGGGCTGGTTTTCGCCATGCTGGGCGATGAGGACAAAAAAATACTGCTGGAGAAAAAGGAATGGGACTTTTCCTACGCTTATGAAGACAAGGTCCGTTTCCGGGTCAACGCCTTTTACCAGAGGGGGTTTATAGGAGCGGCTTTGAGGCTCATTTCGAATAGAATAATGAACCTGCAGGAGCTCAATTTGCCGGAAGTGCTTTACGATTTCGCCAAAAAAGAACAGGGTTTTTTCCTTGTGGTGGGGCCTATCGGCCACGGCAAATCAACCACCCTGGCGGCTATGGTAGACAGCATCAACCACACCGGCGCCGAGCACATTCTCACCGTGGAAGACCCGATGGAATATCTTTACGTCCAAGATAAGTCCATCATAGACCAGCGGGAAGTGAGAAACGACACTCCCGACTTCCATACCGCGTTGCGTTCAATGTTCCGCCAGGACATCAATGTGGCCCTGATAGGAGAGATGCGCGACACGGAAACCATCTCCACGGCCGTCACTGCCGCCGAAACCGGACATTTGATTTTGTCTTCGCTTCACACCAACAACGCCGCCCAGACGGTGGACAGAATCATAGACTCTTTCCCCGCCAACCAGCAGAACCAGATAAGAGTCCAGCTGGCCAGCGTGCTCCTTGGCATATTTTCCCAGCGGCTTCTGCCAAGAATTTCCGGCGGCAGAATCCCCGCTTACGAGCTTCTGGTGGGCACTTCGGCCGTCAGAACTTTAATCCGGGAAGGCCGGACCCACGAAATAGATATGGTGATAGAAACCGGCTACGAGCAGGGAATGGTCAGCTTGAATCGCTCGCTGGCCGAGTTGGTGCGCCGGGGCGAGATAGCCATGAAGGACGCGCTGTCTCACTCGCTTAACCCAAGAGGCCTGGAGTCGTTCGTTGATTAA